A stretch of Bradyrhizobium sp. CCBAU 53338 DNA encodes these proteins:
- a CDS encoding response regulator, which yields MTATGLSGRSVFLVEDEVMIRMMVADMLEELGYKVAAEAGDITEAMRLAQATEFDIAILDVNVNGKVISPVADVISAKGCPFIFATGYGSSGLPEQYRDRPALQKPFQLDALGKTIEAALRGG from the coding sequence ATGACCGCGACAGGGCTTTCCGGCCGCTCTGTATTCCTCGTCGAGGACGAGGTGATGATCCGAATGATGGTTGCGGACATGCTGGAGGAGCTGGGCTACAAGGTCGCAGCCGAAGCGGGCGACATCACCGAGGCGATGCGGCTGGCTCAGGCCACCGAATTCGACATTGCCATCCTCGACGTCAACGTCAACGGCAAGGTCATCTCACCGGTCGCCGACGTCATCAGCGCCAAGGGCTGCCCCTTCATCTTCGCGACCGGCTACGGCTCGTCGGGCCTGCCGGAGCAATACCGCGACCGGCCCGCGCTTCAGAAACCGTTTCAGCTCGACGCGCTCGGCAAGACCATCGAGGCCGCGCTGCGCGGCGGCTAG
- the secD gene encoding protein translocase subunit SecD, with protein MLYFTRWRALGIILTALIVCLCAVPNFFPEAQVKTWPAWAQRRLVLGLDLQGGSYLLLEVDANYVKKEKLDQVRDDVRRVLREAKIGYTGLATRGDAVEVRVKDTEFETALAKLRDLAQPVGGLLGSSSQRDLDVSDAGGGLIRLALSQPAMVERMRKTIEQSIQIVERRVNELGTVEPVIQRQGTDRILVQVPGLQDPTHLKELLGKTAKMEFRMVDTSVPPDQAQRGGVPPDSELLMSQSTPKVPYVVKKQVLVSGAELTDAQPGFDQRTNEPIVSFRFNSTGARKFAQATQENVGLPFAIVLDNEVISAPVIREPITGGQGQISGNFTVQSANDLAILMRAGALPAPLAVAEERTVGPGLGQDSIEKGELAAYVGSIMVIVFMLLTYRLFGVFANIAVAVNVAMIFGLLSLLNATLTLPGIAGIVLTVGIAVDSNVLIYERIREELRGGRNAISAIDAGFKRALATILDSNITTFIAAAVLFYIGTGPVRGFAVTLGIGIITTVFTAFTLTRLIVAGWVRWKRPQNVPI; from the coding sequence ATGTTGTATTTCACGCGGTGGAGGGCGCTCGGGATCATCCTGACGGCGCTGATCGTGTGCCTCTGCGCGGTCCCGAATTTCTTCCCCGAGGCGCAGGTCAAGACCTGGCCCGCCTGGGCGCAGCGTCGGCTCGTGCTCGGCCTCGACCTTCAGGGCGGCTCCTATCTGCTGCTCGAGGTCGATGCCAATTACGTCAAGAAGGAAAAGCTCGACCAGGTTCGCGACGATGTCCGCCGCGTGCTGCGCGAGGCCAAGATCGGTTATACGGGCCTCGCGACTCGCGGTGACGCCGTCGAGGTCCGGGTCAAGGACACCGAGTTCGAGACCGCGCTGGCCAAGCTGCGTGACCTCGCACAGCCGGTCGGCGGCCTGCTCGGGTCGAGCAGCCAGCGCGACCTCGACGTCTCCGATGCCGGCGGTGGATTGATTCGCCTGGCGCTGTCGCAGCCGGCGATGGTCGAGCGCATGCGCAAGACCATCGAGCAATCGATCCAGATCGTGGAGCGCCGCGTCAACGAGCTCGGCACCGTCGAGCCGGTGATCCAGCGCCAGGGCACCGACCGAATTCTGGTGCAGGTTCCGGGCCTCCAGGACCCGACGCATCTGAAGGAATTGCTGGGCAAGACCGCGAAGATGGAATTCCGCATGGTCGACACCTCGGTGCCGCCGGACCAGGCGCAACGCGGCGGCGTGCCGCCGGATTCCGAGCTCCTGATGAGCCAGAGCACGCCGAAGGTGCCTTACGTCGTCAAGAAGCAGGTGCTGGTCTCGGGCGCCGAGCTTACCGATGCGCAGCCCGGATTTGACCAGCGTACCAATGAGCCGATCGTCTCCTTCCGCTTCAACTCCACTGGGGCGCGCAAATTCGCGCAGGCCACGCAGGAGAATGTGGGGCTGCCGTTCGCGATCGTGCTCGACAACGAGGTGATCTCGGCGCCTGTGATCCGCGAGCCCATCACCGGGGGGCAGGGGCAGATCTCGGGCAACTTTACCGTCCAGTCAGCCAACGACCTCGCGATCCTGATGCGCGCCGGCGCGCTGCCGGCGCCGCTCGCTGTGGCCGAGGAGCGCACCGTCGGTCCGGGCCTCGGCCAGGACTCGATTGAGAAGGGCGAGCTTGCGGCCTATGTCGGCTCGATCATGGTCATCGTATTCATGCTGCTGACCTACCGCCTGTTCGGCGTGTTCGCCAACATCGCGGTGGCCGTCAACGTCGCCATGATCTTCGGCCTGCTGTCGCTGCTCAATGCCACGCTGACGCTGCCCGGCATTGCGGGCATCGTGCTCACCGTCGGCATCGCGGTCGACAGCAACGTGCTGATCTACGAGCGCATCCGCGAGGAGCTGCGCGGCGGCCGCAACGCGATCTCGGCGATCGACGCCGGGTTCAAGCGGGCGCTCGCGACCATCCTCGATTCCAACATCACCACCTTCATTGCCGCTGCGGTGCTGTTTTACATCGGCACTGGTCCGGTGCGCGGCTTCGCCGTGACGCTCGGCATCGGCATCATCACTACGGTGTTCACCGCCTTCACGCTGACCCGGCTGATCGTGGCCGGGTGGGTGCGGTGGAAGCGGCCGCAGAACGTGCCGATCTAG
- a CDS encoding protein-L-isoaspartate(D-aspartate) O-methyltransferase, translating into MISNQPPPEKMMFQLTLRRRGISDQAVLRTMEEVPRELFVEASDRDGAYRDSALPIACGQTISQPFVVAYMTEQLQLQKSHRVLEIGTGSGYQAAVLSKLAREVLTVERYRKLADTARARLEKLGCHNVEVMLGDGLDLPANIGPFDRIIVTAAVEQIPQNLIDRLELGGILIAPVGPHQGVQTLTRLIRGDRGIERKELVEVRFVPALPGVAREL; encoded by the coding sequence ATGATCTCCAATCAGCCCCCACCGGAAAAGATGATGTTTCAGCTTACGCTGAGGCGTCGCGGCATCAGTGATCAGGCCGTGTTGCGGACCATGGAGGAGGTGCCGCGCGAGCTCTTCGTCGAAGCCTCCGATCGCGACGGCGCCTACCGTGACAGCGCGCTGCCGATCGCCTGCGGGCAGACCATCAGCCAGCCCTTCGTCGTGGCCTATATGACCGAGCAGCTTCAGCTCCAGAAGAGCCACCGCGTGCTCGAGATCGGCACGGGCTCCGGCTACCAGGCCGCCGTGCTGTCGAAGCTGGCGCGCGAGGTGCTGACGGTCGAGCGCTATCGCAAGCTCGCGGACACCGCGCGCGCCAGGCTCGAAAAGCTGGGCTGCCACAATGTCGAGGTGATGCTCGGCGACGGCCTCGATCTGCCAGCGAACATCGGCCCGTTCGACCGCATCATCGTTACCGCCGCGGTCGAGCAGATCCCGCAGAACCTGATCGATCGGCTCGAGCTCGGCGGCATCCTGATCGCGCCGGTCGGCCCGCATCAGGGTGTGCAGACGCTGACGCGCCTGATCCGCGGGGATCGAGGGATCGAGCGCAAGGAACTCGTCGAGGTCCGCTTCGTGCCGGCGCTCCCCGGCGTGGCGCGGGAGCTGTAG
- the secF gene encoding protein translocase subunit SecF produces the protein MTHYVLIGLGILIAVLTVVSVFGWLPSLRIVPDNTHFDFTRFRRISFPISAALSIVAITLFFTHGLNFGIDFRGGTLLEVRAKSGAADIAAMRTTLDGLRLGEVQLQQFGGPENVLIRVAEQPGGDAAQQEAVQKVRGALGDSVEYRRVEVVGPRVSGELLAFGMLGLMLAIVSILIYLWFRFEWQFALGAMIANVHDIVLTIGFMSISQVDFDLTSIAALLTILGYSLNDTVVIYDRIREMLRRYKKMPMPQLLNESINSTLSRSIITHFTVTLALLALLLFGGHAIHSFTAVMMFGVVLVGTYTSIFIAAPILIYLGVGEHREDAKEEAPPSKKNKA, from the coding sequence GTGACTCACTACGTTCTCATCGGGCTCGGCATCCTGATTGCTGTCCTCACCGTGGTCTCGGTGTTCGGCTGGCTGCCGTCACTGCGCATCGTCCCGGACAATACGCATTTCGACTTTACACGCTTCCGTCGCATCAGCTTCCCGATCTCGGCGGCGCTGTCGATCGTTGCGATCACGCTGTTCTTCACCCATGGCCTGAATTTCGGCATCGACTTCCGTGGCGGCACGTTGCTGGAGGTCAGGGCGAAGTCGGGCGCCGCCGACATCGCGGCGATGCGAACCACCCTGGACGGCCTGCGTCTTGGCGAGGTCCAGTTGCAGCAGTTCGGTGGCCCGGAGAACGTCCTCATCCGCGTCGCGGAGCAGCCCGGCGGTGACGCTGCCCAGCAGGAGGCCGTGCAGAAGGTCCGCGGCGCGCTCGGTGATTCCGTCGAGTACCGCCGCGTCGAAGTGGTCGGCCCCCGCGTTTCTGGCGAACTGCTGGCATTCGGCATGCTCGGCCTGATGCTCGCGATCGTCTCGATCCTGATCTATCTCTGGTTCCGGTTCGAATGGCAGTTCGCGCTCGGCGCCATGATCGCCAACGTCCACGACATCGTGCTGACCATCGGCTTCATGTCGATCAGCCAGGTCGATTTCGACCTGACCAGCATCGCGGCGCTTCTGACCATTCTGGGCTATTCGCTCAACGACACTGTCGTCATCTATGACCGTATCCGTGAAATGCTGCGGCGCTACAAGAAGATGCCGATGCCGCAGCTGCTGAACGAGTCCATCAACTCGACGCTGTCACGCTCGATCATCACCCACTTCACGGTGACGCTGGCGTTGCTGGCGCTCCTGCTGTTCGGCGGTCATGCCATCCACAGCTTCACGGCCGTCATGATGTTCGGCGTGGTGCTGGTCGGCACCTACACCTCGATCTTCATCGCCGCACCGATCCTGATCTATCTCGGCGTCGGCGAGCATCGCGAAGATGCGAAGGAAGAGGCTCCGCCGTCGAAGAAAAACAAGGCATGA
- a CDS encoding ATP-binding protein yields MPKKPSKSPAGKGPRTPATKPAQVAAKRPKAVQKAPLSKAVPDLSQDRIVRALETIAAHLAAQGRPAVERESFERADAYVWHPDGRLAAVPRVSRVELFLLKGVDRMRDILMENTERFANGLPANNALLWGARGMGKSSLVKAAHASINADRKPSEKLKLIEIHREDIETLPMLMEKLRDSSFHFIVFIDDLSFDGNDASYKSLKAVLEGGIEGRPDNVILYATSNRRHLLARDMIENERSTAINPGEAVEEKVSLSDRFGLWLGFHRCSQDEYLAMVRGYCSHFGIKVDDEALEREALEWSTTRGSRSGRVAWQFVQELAGRLGVKLTTK; encoded by the coding sequence ATGCCAAAAAAACCAAGCAAAAGCCCGGCCGGCAAAGGCCCCCGTACCCCTGCCACAAAGCCCGCCCAGGTCGCGGCAAAACGCCCCAAGGCGGTCCAAAAGGCCCCCCTCTCCAAGGCCGTCCCGGACCTCTCCCAGGACCGCATCGTCCGCGCGCTGGAGACGATTGCGGCGCACCTTGCAGCCCAGGGCAGGCCGGCCGTCGAACGCGAGTCGTTCGAGCGGGCGGACGCTTATGTCTGGCACCCCGACGGCCGCCTGGCCGCAGTGCCGCGGGTCAGTCGCGTCGAGCTGTTCCTGCTGAAGGGCGTGGACCGGATGCGCGACATCCTGATGGAGAACACCGAGCGTTTCGCCAACGGCTTGCCCGCCAACAACGCCCTGCTCTGGGGTGCGCGCGGCATGGGCAAGTCGTCGCTCGTGAAGGCGGCGCATGCCAGCATCAACGCCGATCGCAAACCCTCTGAAAAGCTCAAGCTGATCGAGATCCATCGCGAGGACATCGAAACGCTGCCGATGCTGATGGAGAAGCTTCGCGACTCGAGCTTCCACTTCATCGTTTTCATCGACGACCTCTCCTTCGACGGCAATGACGCGTCCTACAAATCGCTCAAGGCCGTGCTCGAAGGTGGCATCGAGGGCCGGCCCGACAACGTCATCCTCTATGCGACGTCCAACCGCCGTCATCTGCTGGCGCGCGACATGATCGAAAACGAGCGCTCGACGGCGATCAACCCGGGCGAGGCCGTCGAGGAAAAGGTCTCGCTGTCGGACCGCTTCGGCCTCTGGCTCGGCTTCCACCGCTGCAGCCAGGACGAATACCTCGCCATGGTGCGCGGCTATTGCAGCCATTTCGGCATCAAGGTCGACGACGAGGCGCTGGAGCGCGAAGCGCTGGAATGGTCCACCACGCGCGGCTCGCGCTCGGGTCGCGTCGCCTGGCAGTTCGTGCAGGAGCTGGCGGGGCGCCTCGGCGTCAAGCTGACGACGAAGTAG
- the yajC gene encoding preprotein translocase subunit YajC, which yields MFITPAYAQAAGAGDTNSMLMSLLPFALIFVIMYFLILRPQQKKVKDHAELVKNIRRGDTVVTSGGLVGKVTKVVDDDQIEFEISDGVRVRQMRSMISGVRAKGEPAKDSAKESAKDDAAAK from the coding sequence ATGTTCATTACCCCTGCGTATGCCCAGGCCGCGGGCGCCGGTGACACCAACAGCATGTTGATGTCGCTGCTGCCGTTCGCCCTGATCTTCGTGATCATGTACTTCCTGATTCTGCGCCCGCAGCAGAAGAAGGTGAAAGACCACGCCGAACTCGTGAAGAACATCCGCCGCGGCGACACCGTCGTGACCTCGGGCGGCCTGGTCGGCAAGGTCACCAAGGTGGTCGATGACGACCAGATCGAGTTCGAGATTTCCGACGGCGTGCGCGTGCGCCAGATGCGGTCGATGATCTCGGGCGTGCGCGCCAAGGGCGAGCCGGCCAAGGACAGCGCGAAGGAAAGCGCGAAGGACGACGCCGCGGCGAAGTGA
- a CDS encoding phytoene/squalene synthase family protein → MSSTAPPPDTATFCADLVRSHDFPRYAATLFAPAAERRALLALYAFNVEIVRVRDQVSQPLPGEIRFQWWTDLFSGLVHGSAEGNPVAAELLRAIRDFDLPVEPLSLLVDEHQFDLYNDPMPTMTALEGYLAATSSALFALAARIMGVSSDEAEHLARHAGLAQGITQVIANLPRDSSHRQLFLPQQFLTSHGCGMEDVFAGKATPDLHAVLDQLIGEARQHLATALSLLAHVPLSARAAFLPLSQVRADLDRLSRPGRNPFAPQPVSRLRTLWTLWRASRSREFTK, encoded by the coding sequence ATGAGCAGCACTGCGCCGCCGCCGGATACCGCGACGTTCTGCGCCGACCTGGTGCGCAGCCACGACTTTCCGCGGTATGCCGCGACCCTGTTCGCGCCGGCCGCCGAGCGCCGCGCGCTGCTGGCGCTCTACGCCTTCAATGTCGAGATCGTTCGCGTTCGCGACCAGGTGAGCCAGCCTTTGCCGGGCGAAATACGCTTTCAATGGTGGACCGACCTGTTCTCCGGGCTCGTTCACGGCAGCGCCGAGGGCAATCCAGTGGCAGCCGAGTTGCTGCGCGCGATCCGCGATTTTGACCTGCCGGTCGAGCCATTGTCGTTGCTGGTCGATGAGCATCAGTTCGATCTCTACAACGATCCGATGCCGACCATGACGGCGCTTGAAGGCTATCTGGCCGCGACCTCGTCGGCTTTGTTCGCGCTGGCAGCGCGGATCATGGGGGTATCTTCGGACGAGGCCGAGCATCTCGCGCGGCACGCCGGATTGGCGCAAGGGATCACGCAGGTGATTGCGAACCTGCCGCGGGACTCGTCGCATCGGCAATTGTTTCTGCCGCAGCAATTTTTGACCAGCCATGGTTGCGGCATGGAGGACGTGTTTGCTGGCAAGGCGACACCCGATCTCCATGCCGTGCTGGACCAGCTCATCGGCGAAGCGCGACAGCATCTGGCGACGGCCTTGTCGCTGCTGGCGCACGTGCCGCTCTCGGCGCGGGCCGCCTTCCTGCCGCTGAGCCAGGTACGGGCCGATCTCGATCGGCTGTCGCGGCCGGGGCGCAATCCCTTCGCGCCGCAGCCGGTCTCGCGGTTGCGCACCTTGTGGACGCTGTGGCGGGCTTCACGATCCCGGGAATTTACCAAATAG
- the serS gene encoding serine--tRNA ligase, producing the protein MHDIKSIRDNPHAFDAGLARRGLKPLSASLLAIDERRRAAILASEQAQARRNAASKEIGDAKKVKDEARAAKLMAEVAELKTTMPELEAAAKAADEELTKELSAIPNIPFDDVPDGVDEHGNVQRHVFGAKRNYGFAPKLHDDLGTTLGYMDFEAAAKLSGARFVVLKKGLARLERAIGQFMLDLHTTEHGYTEINPPLLVRNEVMFGTGQLPKFEDDQFWAIKGELLAEPDHERLKTERLGLIPTAEVSLTNLARESILDEKQLPMRLTALTPCFRAEAGAAGRDTRGMIRQHQFTKVELVSITPPETSKDELERMLSCAEQVLQKLDLHYRVMTLCAGDMGFSSQKTYDIEVWMPGQGDGGMFREISSCSVCGDFQARRMDARSRGPDGKPRFVHTLNGSGTAVGRALIAVMETYQQEDGSIAVPSVLQPYMGGLKVIARE; encoded by the coding sequence ATGCACGACATCAAATCGATCCGCGACAATCCGCACGCCTTCGACGCCGGACTCGCCCGGCGAGGTCTGAAGCCGCTGTCGGCGTCGCTGCTCGCGATCGACGAGCGTCGGCGGGCGGCGATCCTGGCTTCGGAGCAGGCACAGGCACGGCGCAACGCGGCGTCCAAGGAAATCGGTGACGCGAAGAAGGTCAAGGACGAGGCGCGTGCGGCCAAGCTGATGGCCGAAGTCGCCGAGCTGAAGACCACGATGCCCGAGCTGGAGGCCGCCGCGAAGGCGGCCGACGAGGAGCTCACCAAAGAGCTGTCCGCGATCCCGAACATTCCGTTCGATGACGTGCCAGATGGCGTCGACGAACACGGCAATGTTCAGCGCCACGTGTTCGGTGCCAAGCGCAATTATGGTTTTGCGCCGAAGCTGCACGACGATCTCGGCACCACGCTCGGCTACATGGATTTCGAAGCGGCGGCAAAGCTCTCCGGCGCGCGCTTCGTCGTGCTGAAGAAGGGGCTCGCGCGGCTCGAGCGCGCAATCGGTCAGTTCATGCTCGACCTGCACACTACCGAGCACGGCTACACCGAGATCAACCCGCCGCTCCTTGTGCGCAACGAAGTTATGTTCGGGACCGGGCAGTTGCCGAAATTCGAGGACGACCAGTTCTGGGCGATCAAGGGCGAGCTGCTTGCAGAGCCCGACCACGAGCGACTGAAGACTGAGCGCCTCGGCCTGATCCCCACCGCGGAAGTGTCGCTCACCAATCTCGCGCGAGAATCCATTCTCGACGAGAAGCAACTGCCGATGCGGCTCACCGCGCTGACGCCATGCTTCCGCGCGGAAGCGGGTGCTGCCGGGCGCGACACGCGCGGCATGATCCGCCAGCATCAATTCACCAAGGTCGAGCTGGTCTCGATCACGCCGCCGGAGACCAGCAAGGACGAGCTGGAGCGGATGCTGTCCTGCGCCGAGCAGGTGCTGCAGAAGCTCGACCTGCATTATCGCGTGATGACGCTCTGCGCAGGAGACATGGGTTTTTCGTCGCAAAAAACCTATGACATCGAAGTGTGGATGCCCGGGCAGGGCGATGGCGGCATGTTCCGCGAGATCTCGAGCTGCTCGGTCTGCGGCGACTTCCAGGCACGGCGCATGGACGCGCGCTCGCGCGGCCCGGACGGCAAGCCGCGCTTCGTGCACACGCTGAACGGCTCCGGCACGGCCGTCGGCCGCGCGCTGATTGCTGTGATGGAGACCTATCAGCAGGAGGACGGCTCGATCGCGGTTCCCAGCGTACTCCAGCCCTATATGGGCGGATTGAAGGTGATCGCTCGCGAGTAG
- a CDS encoding Mth938-like domain-containing protein: MAGDPNAPHFPRPAPIEAYGKGGFAFAGMSHRGSLLCLPDAIWAWDVTDPAKIDRYSLDRVFAAANSIDTLLVGTGTGLWLAPPELRQALKAVRVVLDTMQTGPAVRTYNIMMGERRRVAAALIAVP; the protein is encoded by the coding sequence ATGGCCGGCGATCCCAACGCTCCCCATTTCCCGCGCCCGGCGCCCATCGAGGCCTATGGCAAGGGCGGCTTCGCCTTCGCCGGCATGTCGCACCGCGGCTCGCTGCTCTGCCTGCCCGACGCGATCTGGGCCTGGGATGTGACTGATCCCGCCAAGATCGACCGCTATTCGCTGGATCGGGTTTTCGCCGCGGCCAACAGCATCGACACCCTTCTGGTTGGTACCGGAACCGGGCTCTGGCTGGCGCCGCCGGAGTTACGCCAGGCGCTGAAGGCGGTGAGGGTGGTGCTGGACACGATGCAGACCGGCCCGGCCGTGCGCACCTACAACATCATGATGGGCGAACGGCGCCGCGTCGCGGCTGCGCTGATTGCCGTGCCATGA
- the surE gene encoding 5'/3'-nucleotidase SurE translates to MRILCTNDDGINAPGLKVVEEIARALSEDVWVVAPELDQSGVSHSLSLNDPLRLREVGPRHFAVRGTPTDCVIMGARHILGAKLPDVVLSGVNKGRNVAEDVVYSGTIAGALEGTILGIPSFALSQEFNVETRERLPWDTARKFGPDILRKVIKAGIPKETVINVNFPSCAPEDVLGIRVTRQGKRNLGFLRIDERRDGRNNPYFWIGFERAAMMDTPAEGTDLAALRERYVSVTPLRLDRTNEAFSEELSAMLK, encoded by the coding sequence ATGCGCATTCTCTGCACCAATGACGACGGCATCAACGCTCCCGGCCTCAAGGTCGTGGAGGAGATCGCACGCGCTCTGTCCGAGGACGTCTGGGTGGTGGCGCCCGAACTCGATCAGTCCGGTGTGTCGCATTCGCTGTCGCTGAACGATCCCCTGCGCCTGCGCGAAGTCGGACCTCGGCACTTCGCGGTGCGAGGCACGCCGACCGACTGCGTCATCATGGGCGCGCGCCATATTCTCGGCGCCAAGCTCCCCGACGTCGTCCTCTCTGGCGTCAACAAGGGCCGCAACGTTGCCGAGGACGTAGTCTATTCCGGCACCATTGCCGGCGCTCTCGAAGGCACCATTCTGGGCATCCCGTCATTCGCGCTGTCGCAGGAATTCAACGTCGAGACGCGCGAGCGGTTGCCATGGGACACCGCGCGCAAATTCGGCCCCGACATCCTGCGCAAGGTGATCAAGGCCGGCATTCCCAAGGAGACGGTCATCAACGTCAACTTTCCCTCCTGCGCGCCGGAAGACGTGCTCGGCATTCGCGTCACGCGGCAGGGCAAGCGCAACCTCGGTTTCCTCAGGATCGACGAGCGCAGGGATGGCCGCAACAATCCCTATTTCTGGATCGGCTTCGAGCGCGCAGCAATGATGGACACGCCGGCCGAGGGGACCGACCTCGCGGCGCTGCGCGAGCGCTACGTCTCGGTTACGCCGCTGCGGCTCGACCGCACCAATGAAGCGTTTTCCGAAGAACTGAGCGCGATGCTGAAGTAG
- a CDS encoding LysM peptidoglycan-binding domain-containing M23 family metallopeptidase: MSVVAELLYSRRVPQVAVLALISFSFAGCSADMSSRLSQSNFSNPFAESTGSVQQAPPPQRELPQYARPQTQPGYYQSQALPPPAVAAPQSYPVASGGGVSGGGRGLGSYTPPAQPRLEATGTVPPRSVAAAQPVGGTKIIVGTSDTLDVLARRYHVTPQAIMAANGYRGPRALSPGQQLIIPHPGATAAAPAPAMAPVAAAPAMAPKPVAAAAAPSSFHFVNRGDTLVSIARKNHISAAELARANGMQPSTKLKLGTRLTVPGARTAAAAAPLAPAPVAAAPVAAALQPVAAAPAPATRMAVVAQPAQSARLAQATANIDEKPAAEAPAKAAETTSSLPTFRWPVRGKVITSYGTKTNGKANDGINVAVPEGTPVKAADDGVVAYSGNELKNYGNLVLVRHANGYVTAYAHASELLVKRGDTIKRGQVIAKSGQSGEVASPQLHFEIRKGSSPVDPLQFLNGA; the protein is encoded by the coding sequence ATGTCTGTTGTCGCCGAGTTGCTTTACTCGCGCCGCGTACCGCAGGTCGCGGTGCTGGCGCTGATTTCCTTCAGCTTCGCAGGGTGCAGTGCCGACATGTCGTCGCGGCTGTCCCAGTCGAATTTCTCAAATCCCTTCGCTGAATCGACCGGTTCGGTGCAGCAGGCTCCGCCTCCGCAGCGTGAGTTGCCGCAATATGCGCGGCCGCAGACCCAGCCCGGCTACTATCAGTCCCAGGCCTTGCCGCCGCCGGCGGTCGCCGCGCCGCAATCCTATCCGGTTGCCTCTGGCGGGGGAGTCTCGGGAGGCGGGCGCGGCCTCGGCTCGTACACGCCGCCGGCCCAGCCGCGTCTCGAAGCCACCGGCACGGTGCCGCCCCGCTCGGTCGCAGCCGCCCAGCCGGTCGGCGGAACCAAAATCATCGTCGGCACCAGCGATACGCTCGACGTGCTCGCGAGGCGCTATCACGTTACGCCGCAGGCGATCATGGCCGCCAACGGCTACAGGGGCCCGCGCGCGCTCTCGCCTGGCCAGCAACTGATCATCCCGCATCCGGGTGCAACGGCTGCCGCGCCGGCGCCGGCGATGGCTCCGGTCGCCGCGGCTCCCGCGATGGCGCCGAAGCCGGTTGCTGCCGCCGCTGCGCCGTCGAGCTTCCACTTCGTCAATCGCGGCGACACGCTCGTCAGCATTGCGCGCAAGAACCATATCTCCGCGGCGGAGCTGGCTCGCGCCAATGGAATGCAGCCGTCGACGAAGCTCAAGCTCGGCACCAGGTTGACCGTGCCGGGCGCGAGGACCGCCGCGGCTGCGGCTCCGCTTGCTCCGGCCCCTGTTGCTGCAGCGCCCGTTGCGGCTGCGTTGCAGCCGGTCGCGGCCGCTCCCGCGCCCGCCACCAGGATGGCCGTTGTCGCCCAGCCGGCGCAGAGTGCGCGTCTGGCCCAGGCAACCGCCAACATCGACGAGAAACCCGCTGCCGAAGCACCGGCCAAAGCGGCGGAGACCACCAGCTCGCTGCCGACCTTCCGCTGGCCGGTGCGCGGCAAGGTGATCACGAGCTACGGCACCAAGACCAATGGCAAGGCGAATGACGGCATCAACGTCGCGGTGCCCGAAGGCACGCCGGTCAAGGCGGCTGATGACGGCGTCGTTGCCTATTCCGGCAACGAGCTGAAAAACTACGGCAATCTGGTCCTGGTTCGGCACGCCAACGGCTACGTCACCGCATATGCCCATGCGAGTGAGCTGCTGGTGAAGCGCGGCGATACCATCAAGCGCGGTCAGGTCATTGCCAAGTCGGGTCAATCCGGGGAGGTGGCGTCGCCGCAGCTCCACTTCGAGATCCGTAAGGGATCGAGCCCGGTTGACCCGCTTCAATTCCTGAACGGGGCGTAA